A single Ischnura elegans chromosome 13 unlocalized genomic scaffold, ioIscEleg1.1 SUPER_13_unloc_4, whole genome shotgun sequence DNA region contains:
- the LOC124173227 gene encoding zinc finger protein 37-like: MLETVKEENEDPLSEGKYPVMNTPDPAGMSSNDLDPLATDDLSGMETCGSPCVKADQISDDGGGYVHNDSTDGATDDLVPQAFAQAQASTSSQGEEVDAEGTRAIVIDLDTLLVLTKKELSPKETDATELTDTENGELVQNLTMAMESVTEAVESPGPERASALFAVLEPKIRASNSRKGKKVMDKDVKQCDTLPADKITSCSIPNDGRLHSKYRYASKIKGDRATMTIDGKRSGCDNADTTKFLRSTDNGKNDPKGVTRENKVKSISMSKNTEKGASSTKKSYHCFNCRDAFNVKYDLIKHLEIHFNSGNLDIDSKLSTGKDSSLKTPVSRRENNSSCQPLSSKSLNQLMCKRQGVRQKGNRLLKDNFGGRRENKNVREVRKSFIVDRKSCTVSTHTAKKSYSCSECEKVFSEKSILVRHIQTHTKKKLYSCSECEKSFSRKNTLVRHIRTHTKEKPYSCNQCNKSFSEKSHLIDHIRTHTKEKPYSCGECEKAYSQKSTLNRHIRTHTKEKPYSCNQCNKSFSEKSHLIDHIRTHTKEKPYSCGECEKAYSQKSNLNRHIRTHTTEKPYSCNECDKAFSQKSYLVSHMQTHTKEKLYSCNQCDKSFSQKLTLVRHIRTHMKEKPYSCNECDKAFSQKSYLVSHMRTHTKERPYSCGECDKAFSQKSNLNCHIRTHTTEKPYSCNECDKAFSQKRYLVHHIPTHMKEKPFSCNECEKSYTSKRNLV, translated from the exons gaaACTGTGAAGGAGGAGAatgaagaccctctcagtgaaggtaaaTATCCTGTGATGAACACACCGGACCCAGCTGGAATGTCAAGTAATGATTTggacccattggcaactgatgacTTG aGTGGCATGGAAACATGTGGGTCCCCTTGTGTAAAAGCAGATCAGAtcagtgatgatggaggaggataTGTGCACAATGATAGCACTGATGGAGCCACAGATGACCTTGTGCCCCAAGCCTTTGCTCAg GCACAGGCAtcaacatcttcccaaggtgaagaggtggatgctgaaggcacaAGAGCCATTGTGATAGACCTAGACACTCTGCTGGTTTTGACCAAGAAAGAACTatctcccaaggagactgatgccactgag CTAACTGATACGGAGAACGGAGAGCTGGTTCAGAATCTTACAATGGCAATGGAGTCTGTGACGGAGGCAGTGG agtccCCAGGTCCTGAAAGAGCCTCAGCCTTGTTTGCAGTCCTTGAACCAAAGATTAGAGCATCAAAttcaagaaaaggaaagaaagtgaTGGATAAAGACGTTAAACAATGTGATACCTTGCCTGCTGATAAAATAACGTCGTGTTCAATTCCTAATGATGGACGGTTACATTCGAAATATAGATATGCGTCTAAAATCAAAGGGGATAGAGCAACAATGACTATTGATGGGAAGAGAAGTGGTTGTGATAATGCAGACACCACAAAGTTTTTGAGGAGCACTGATAATGGGAAGAATGACCCCAAGGGAGTCACACgggaaaacaaagtgaaaagtaTTAGCATGAGCAAAAATACTGAGAAGGGTGCCAGTTCAACGAAAAAATCTTatcattgcttcaactgcagagatgCTTTTAATGTGAAATATGATCTCATCAAGCACCTCGAGATTCATTTCAATTCTGGTAATTTGGATATTGATTCAAAGTTGTCAACTGGTAAAGATTCATCCCTCAAAACCCCTGTCTCTAGAAGAGAAAATAATAGTTCTTGTCAGCCTCTTTCCTCCAAAAGTTTAAATCAGCTGATGTGTAAAAGGCAAGGCGTGAGACAAAAAGGAAATAGGCTTCTTAAGGATAACTTTGGAGGAAGAAGGGAGAATAAAAATGTGAGGGAAGTGAGGAAAAGCTTCATTGTAGATAGGAAATCATGCACAGTTAGTACACACACAGCAAAGAAGTCTTATTCCTGTAGTGAATGTGAAAAGGTTTTCTCTGAGAAAAGCATCCTTGTGCGTCACATTCAGACTCATACGaagaagaaactgtattcatgcagtgaatgtgaaaagtctttctctcgtaAGAATACCCtcgtccgtcacattcggactcatacgaaggagaaaccttattcttgcaatcaatgtaataagtctttctctgaaaagagtCACCTTATcgatcacattcggactcatacgaaggagaaaccttattcctgcggtgaatgtgaaaaggcTTACTCTCAAAAGAGTACCCTTAatcgtcacattcggactcatacgaaggagaaaccttattcttgcaatcaatgtaataagtctttctctgaaaagagtCACCTTATcgatcacattcggactcatacgaaggagaaaccttattcctgcggtgaatgtgaaaaggcttactctcaaaagagtaaccttaatcgtcacattcggactcatacgacggagaaaccttattcttgcaatgaatgtgataaggctttctctcaaaagagttacCTTGTCTCTCACATGcagactcatacgaaggagaaactttattcttgcaatcaatgtgataagtctttctctcaaaagctCACCCTTGTCCGccacattcggactcatatgaaggaaaaaccttattcttgcaatgaatgtgataaggctttctctcaaaagagttacCTTGTCtctcacatgcggactcatacgaaggagagaccttattcctgcggtgaatgtgataaggctttctctcaaaagagtaaccttaattgtcacattcggactcatacgacggagaaaccttattcttgcaatgaatgtgataaggctTTCTCTCAAAAGCGTTACCTTGTCCATCACATTCCgactcatatgaaggagaaacctttttcatgcaatgaatgtgaaaagtcttacaCTTCCAAACGTAACCTTGTCTGA